In one Juglans regia cultivar Chandler chromosome 11, Walnut 2.0, whole genome shotgun sequence genomic region, the following are encoded:
- the LOC109009342 gene encoding aldehyde oxidase GLOX, producing MPSINVIITDLFLILFSSIILPSTFIFCQTPPKCAGRQGQWELLHASLGISAMHMQLLHNNKVIMFDRTDFGPSNLSLPNGRCRRDTYDTALKVDCTAHSILYDIDTNTFRALMVHTDTWCSSGAVLPDGTLIQTGGYNDGDHVIRSFTPCTDENCDWIEFPHYLTERRWYATNQILPDGRIIIVGGRRQFNYEFYPRLQEDSTPPPGTFRFNFLFETTDQHENNLYPFLHLLPNGNLFIFANTRSVLFDYKQNRVVKEFPQIPGGDPRNYPSSGSSVLLPLDENEGNVVEILLCGGAPRDGFSHVSRRSFARALSSCGRLNVSQEDPNWVMEDMPMARVMNDMLLLPTGDVLIINGAELGTAGWENGADPVKAPIVYSPSEASNWRFSVMNSSQRPRLYHSSAVLLPDGRVLVGGSNPHVYYNFTGVEFPTDLSLEAFSPPYLAAEYTPVRPTILTSPNEVLGYGDYFSVKFTVPHYLTDKVLSIRIIAPSFTTHSFSMNQRMVVLKLMEVCRLTSDTYDVNVMGPSTAEIAPPGYYMLFVVHAGIPSSGTWVKVQ from the coding sequence ATGCCCTCCATTAATGTGATCATCACTGATCTCTTCCTAATCCTATTCTCTTCTATAATTCTACCTTCCACCTTCATTTTCTGTCAAACGCCGCCTAAATGCGCGGGCCGTCAAGGCCAGTGGGAACTTTTGCATGCATCCCTTGGCATATCTGCCATGCACATGCAACTCCTACACAACAACAAAGTCATCATGTTCGATCGGACCGATTTTGGCCCGTCTAACCTCTCGCTCCCCAACGGCCGTTGTCGGCGTGACACCTACGACACTGCACTCAAGGTTGACTGCACCGCTCACTCTATCCTTTACGATATTGATACCAATACTTTCCGAGCTCTCATGGTGCACACTGACACTTGGTGCTCTTCTGGGGCTGTTCTTCCCGACGGTACCCTCATCCAAACAGGCGGCTACAACGATGGCGACCATGTTATTCGCTCTTTCACCCCATGCACGGACGAAAACTGTGATTGGATCGAGTTTCCACACTACTTGACTGAAAGGAGATGGTATGCAACTAATCAAATATTGCCGGATGGTCGAATAATCATTGTTGGAGGGAGAAGACAATTCAACTATGAATTTTACCCTCGACTCCAAGAAGATTCTACTCCACCACCAGGAACTTTTCggtttaattttctatttgaaaCAACGGACCAGCATGAAAACAATCTGTACCCATTTTTGCACCTTTTGCCGAACGGAAACTTGTTCATTTTCGCTAATACACGATCGGTATTATTCGACTACAAACAAAACCGTGTGGTGAAAGAGTTCCCTCAGATCCCCGGCGGTGATCCTCGTAACTATCCGAGCTCGGGCTCGTCGGTCTTGCTTCCTTTGGACGAAAACGAAGGCAACGTAGTTGAAATCCTGCTTTGTGGGGGTGCACCGCGAGATGGGTTCTCGCATGTATCGCGTAGGAGTTTCGCGCGTGCTCTTTCCAGCTGCGGCCGACTTAATGTCAGCCAGGAAGACCCTAACTGGGTCATGGAGGACATGCCAATGGCACGAGTGATGAATGACATGCTGCTCCTTCCTACCGGAGACGTCCTTATAATCAACGGCGCAGAGCTTGGCACCGCCGGATGGGAAAATGGCGCAGACCCAGTGAAAGCGCCGATTGTTTACAGCCCTTCCGAAGCCTCCAACTGGCGGTTCTCAGTGATGAACTCTTCGCAGAGACCAAGACTGTACCATTCCTCGGCAGTTTTACTGCCCGACGGACGTGTTCTAGTCGGCGGTAGTAATCCACACGTATACTATAACTTCACCGGAGTCGAGTTCCCGACTGATCTAAGCCTGGAGGCATTTTCGCCACCATACTTGGCGGCGGAGTACACACCGGTGAGGCCGACAATCCTGACTTCCCCAAACGAGGTTTTAGGCTACGGGGACTATTTCTCGGTGAAGTTCACGGTGCCGCATTATTTGACGGATAAGGTTTTGTCTATAAGGATTATTGCTCCATCCTTCACAACACATTCGTTCTCAATGAATCAGAGAATGGTGGTACTGAAGTTAATGGAAGTTTGTCGCTTGACATCCGATACGTACGATGTGAACGTGATGGGGCCATCAACGGCAGAGATTGCGCCACCGGGTTACTACATGTTGTTTGTGGTGCATGCTGGGATACCAAGCTCTGGTACGTGGGTGAAGGTGCAGTGA
- the LOC109009349 gene encoding pre-rRNA-processing protein TSR2-like: MDGGPPRALTAEALPAFREGIYLVLSRWSALRLAVENEWGGRDSHRKADQLALDIISWFTQSREPLYIDDLENILDEAMLSLNTEAEDGSIEEIAYKLMTMHEECLEGNLQSIERLREASHQDVSDRHVMQVVNDDDDDDDDDDSVGGDNANGNDDLSNMILDAPDSQSNLNPAGIPVDQSRPKVATEGEDGWVQVSSRRNRGKRN; encoded by the exons ATGGATGGTGGCCCTCCGAGAGCGTTAACGGCAGAGGCTTTGCCGGCATTCAGAGAGGGTATTTATCTGGTCCTCTCTCGGTGGTCGGCACTCCGATTGGCCGTCGAGAACGAGTGGGGCGGTCGTGACTCGCACCGCAAGGCCGATCAACTCGCCCTCGACATCATCTCTTGGTTCACTCAATCCAGAG AGCCGCTTTACATAGatgatttagaaaatattcTTGATGAAGCTATGCTGTCCCTTAATACCGAGGCTGAAGATGGCAGCATTGAGGAg ATAGCATATAAACTGATGACTATGCACGAAGAATGTTTGGAAGGAAATCTTCAATCTATCGAACGGCTGAGGGAAGCTAGTCATCAGGATGTTTCTGATCGTCATGTCATGCAG GTTGTGAACGACGACGATGATGACGACGATGATGATGACAGTGTTGGTGGAGATAATGCTAATGGGAATGATGATTTATCAAATATGATACTGGATGCACCAGACTCCCAGTCAAATTTGAATCCTGCAGGCATTCCTGTTGACCAATCTAGACCCAAGGTGGCAACTGAAGGAGAAGATGGATGGGTCCAAGTTTCAAGCAGAAGAAATAGGGGAAAAAGAAATTAG